A region of the Labeo rohita strain BAU-BD-2019 unplaced genomic scaffold, IGBB_LRoh.1.0 scaffold_81, whole genome shotgun sequence genome:
GAGGTTTTGTGGTGTATACTCCCAAATGTTTAGCAGTTCATCCCGggtaaaactgattgtgttgcaaaacaaaaaacaggaaaaactaacaaaaacactaaaacaactGGGGAGCTTAGCACTGTGGCTGCCATACATGGCGCCACACTCTTGAGTCTGGTCTCACATGTACTCTCAGGAGAGTTAATTTCACACTGGATTATTTGCTGTgtatgtaaaatacatgttgAAGTAAAAAAAGTGATTTGTGTGATCTGTTTCCTTTTTTCATTCAGAGGCAAACAAACCACTGCAAGGAATTCCTGTTTCCAGTCTCTCAACCAGACGGATTGTTCTTCTGGGTAAAAGTGGTGCTGGGAAAAGCGCAGCTGGAAACACAATACTGGGACAGAAAGAGTTCAGATCTGAGATGGGACTGAGATCAGTAACCCGTAAATCATCTGAGAAACACACCACTGTTTCAGGCAGATCTGTGTCTGTAGTTGATACTCCTGGATTCTTTCACGCACAGATAAAAACTGAAAAGTTAACTTTAGAGGTAGAGAGATGTGTTTATTTATCCAGTCCTGGACCGCACGcttttctctttgtgtttccTGTGATTATGAGATTCACTGAGATGGAGCAGCAGATTCCTCAGAAGATTAAGATGATGTTTGGTGAGGAAGtgttaaaatactccatcatCCTCTTTACTCATGGAGATAGGATACAAGAACCCATAAAGGAACTCATTAAGCAGAACTGTAAATTAAAAGATTTAGTGGATCAGTGTGAAGGCAGATATCACATctttaacaataaaaatctgaatgaCAGAGAGCAGGTGAACGATCTACTGCAGAAGATTGACATAATGATAGAGCAGAATGGAGGAGGACACTACAGTATTCAGATGTACAAGGATGCTCGCAGATTCAGACGAGAGGAAGAAGAGAGGAAAAAGCTACAAGAAAAAGGTAAGGTTTGATTAACATCAAAATTTGTATTAGCATGTTAAAAgtttcattaatatatatatatatatatatatattatgagaatgttatttcaacttaaagtgctcctattatgccttttcaaatattacctttcatgcagtgtgtcatgtagctaacaaaatgtatcaaattaatgtgtttatgttatatgaatattaaattaatgttattattaacatGAAGTGGAGGTTTTGCAACTATGTTTCATTATATTCTAAACAAACTGGCAGTGCTGTACTGACTGAATTAGGAAGATCATGTGACAGGGatgtaaatatacacatgcacaaaaacttattttgtcttacaccatgttatttatttctagGTTGTGGAATAAAAATGCAGGGCACACACTTATTGCCGAAAATGTGCTTGCAGTTGGTCATGCTGGGAAGAACAGGAGCTGGGAAAAGTTCAACAGGAAACACAATACTGGGACGACAAGCTTTTAGTTTAATGAAATGCTACAAATCTGTCAGTCGAGATATTGCTGCAGAAGTTGGTGATGTTTGTGGATTCACAGTCATTGTTTATGACACACGAGGACTTTCTGGtgcagagagagaggaagaactTGGGCAATATGAACAGGTCCTCCAGAAATGTGGATCAGGCCTGTTTGTGTTTCTGCTGGTTCTCCAAGGAGACAGATTCACTCAAGAAGACCAGAAAATTGTGGAGAAGTTTGAGGAGCtgctgaaagaaaaacacattgaaAACACCTGGATTCTGTTCACCAGAGGAGATAAGCTGGATGAAGAAGGCAAGACCATAAATGAAGTCATTCATGAGACTGAATTCTTGAAGAAACTCACTCAGAAATATGAGGGCAGATTCCATGTGTTCAACAACATGACAAAAGGACAGAGTGACCAAGTGAAATCTCTGATATCTAAAGTTTTCCAGAGGACCTTACAGAGATGTAAGTCTATTATAACTAGATCTGAGATAAGGATCACATTACACATGGAGGGATTAGGTTGtgttctttcaaaataaaataatgtttaatttgcTTTCTTATAGCATCCACAGGTTACCCAGTTTTAGTATGAAGGATAatgtttaagaaatgtttttagcataactAAAAAGAGTGGCCTAAACATAAGAACATATGTAAAGATACAACAAACCAACGTTGTTTAAACATTAGTGGTATTGTCTCTTTATCTGCATACACAGTTATTTACCATATGGAAACTGTTAGTATATGTTAGTATAGTAATAATCCTTTATCACACTTCCAAGTTCAAATAGTTTCATAAAAAGAACTTGCACTGCAGCCTGTATCAATGGCTGTGTCCATAAAAGGGGACTGTggtgatttatttttgtaaaattcagCACATACGTCTTCTAAAGACACCAGACTCAGTTTAGAATCATAGAGTATCGTGAACGGAAGGAAGATGGCGTCATGATATTCTGAAGTATacacagcaaaaaacaaaaaaaaaactgtgaaagtGTTCAAAtcagtgttaaatgaacaccgaagcagagttaaagttaatgaggtaattaagtgattaatAGAGTGATAGTTGACCATTATTGAAGGCATGAAGactgatgttaacaagcagaatcaccaaaggagttTTTATGTCagcattatagtggtcagtgtttgcattagttgggctcttgacactTACATTTTGTTTGGCTGTTATAACCACGTTATAACCAAGCAAAGAGTGGGAAAAAATCTCTACCTGGAACTCATTTAAAGCCTGATCTCTGAGTTGGATCTACATTGTTGATAGTAGCAGCCCTGTGATTATTCAGCACAAGATTTCCAACATTCTCAATTTATCTGAAACATTCATTAAAAGTTGtttgataaaattatttttttaaagacacaaacatcaagaatcaACCTGTGAATctcagcatgaataaattatagtctaaattattttagtaatttcctTTATTCTCACTATTTTTTATGTGACTTTTAGTAGCTTGTTTTCTGAATATGCtatttgtcaccattgttgagattcctATGCTAAATCTTGATGCACGTTTAATTATTTGAACAACTTTCAAGAAATccttttaagtttaagttgtAGTAAATAGTTTAGAATCACAGGGCTGTTATAATCAAGGAAAATTGAACTCTTTTAGGTTTAGAATCTAAATGATTTTTTCTCTTTGCTTGTCTGTCTGTTATAACTGTTACAATagccaaacaaaatcaaaaaagtaagtgtcaagagcccaactaatgcaaacactgatcactataatggtgacaCACAAATTGTGGTTTTCGTCTTTGGTTATTCTGCTTGTTAatatcaggtgtcttcaataatggtcaatcatcactAAATCAATcgcttaattacctcattaactttaactcttgaGTGTGGTCTTACATGTACTCCCAGGAGAgttaatttcacagtttttttgctgtgtataaaatattgatGTTTGTGAAATTCAACTAAACTAGTTTAATTTCCTGGCGTCTGTCCATACTGCATGCAGAAATTCATTTACGCTACTAATCAGAGCCGAATGTGACGACATGCAGACTGTGATTAAAGGTCTATTAAGCAAAGATGTACATGCCTAAGTGAATGTTTGTAATCTTTCTTTTGTCATAGTTTCCAAAAAGCCTTGGCAAAATATTCCCATCAATATCCAAGACATCTCTGAGGACAGTCGCTCATTCAGAAGGATTGTGCTGCTGGGTAGGAGAGGTGTCGGCAAGAGCGCAGCTGGAAACACAATACTGGGACAGAACGCGTTTAAATCTACAGATGGCTCAAATGAAGTAACCCATGAATGTACAGAGAAACGTGCCACAGTTTCAGGCAGTAAAGTGTCTGTAGTTGACACTCCTCCATTCTTTGACACAGAGATGAATCCAGAGCAGTTAATGACAGAGATAGCCAGAAGTGTGTATTTATCCAGTCCCGGACCACACGCTTTTCTTATTGTGTTTAATGTGAATATGAAAATCACTGAACATGAGCAGAAGATTCCTCAGATGATTGAGACGATGTTTGGAGAGGGAGtgttaaaatactccatcattCTCTTTACTCATGGAGATCTGCTGAGAGGAGAACCCATGGAGAAACTCATTGAGAAAAACAACGCATTACAATGTCTAGTTGATCAGTGTGGAGGCAGATACCACGTCTTCAACAATAAAGATCAGAATAACAGAAAACAGGCCTATGATCTGCAGCAGAAGTCTAACACAATGATAGAGCAGAATGGAGGAGGACACTACAGTAACCAGATGTATGAAGATGCTCACAGATTTAAACAAGAGGAAAGAGAGAGGACACTGGGAGAAGAGGAactgagacagagagaggaagagaggaaAAAACCACAAGTGAATTATTTTCGCAGTGTTTTAATTGTTACTGCTGTGTGTGCTGGAGCTGTTGTTGCTGCCCTTTTTGGTGCTGCTCTTGCTGGAGCTCCTGGTGTTACAGCTGCTGTTGGAGCTGTTGTtggagctgctgctgctggagcTTTTGATGATATAGCTGCTTGGAcacagaggaggcagagagaggaagaggagaGAAAACAACTGGAGGAAAATGAAGAAGAGCGCAACTtgagagattaaaaaaagagacaTGCTTATAAAGAAGTTAAAAAGTCAACTGTGAAGAATGAAAGATAGACAGAAACAAGGAACAGACTGAACCGCAATCAACTGCTAATAAAATCAGCCTGTAAGAAACACATCTTAGTTTCTTTATAATCTTCATCATCGTCATCACTAGCCAGGTTTCCATCCAAGGACTTTTTGGCAAAAAAGGTTTAGCATTTCACAAATGTTCACAcaatctttttgaaaaatgctttttgtcACGAAAAAGGgttttaatgcaaaattaatGTGGTGTCAGATTACAGAATTAACCtatacatgaataaatgaacgaatgaatgaattgcTATACACCCAAAGCGCTTTACAACGAGGGGTCTCTCCTCAACCACCTGGATGATGTGATGGCAGCCACAGGACAATGGTGTGCTcaccacacaccagctacaggtggagaggagagagagtgaTCAAGCCAATTCAATGAATGGGGATTATTAAGAGGACACGATTGATAAGGCTCTAGTGGAGAAACTTTAGCCAGGACACCAGCGATACACCCCTACTCTTTACGAGAAGTGCCatgggatttttaatgaccacagaggGTCAGGACCTCAGTCTAACATCTCATCTGAAGAATGGTGTCCACATGCAGTGTCTGCGCTTTTGTGTTGCattctttttttcaagttttatttCCAGTGGATGAGGAAAATGTATTGTCATGAAAATCTCAGCACCTTGCCAAAATTATGAGGGGCATCTGTCAAATTAAGGAAGACTGTTGGAGTTTTCCAGACTgacaaaaattaaagtaaaataaaataaaaataacatgttacTTCtgcatctgaataaataaaagtaatgtcaTAAacgtgtttgttttcatttcatgaaGCTGTTCTAGGCTACAAGCTGTTCTTAATGTATCATTTTATCTCAAATAACTTAGGAAAGTAAAGAGATTAACTCCAAAAAACTCTAACAgaattttagaaatgtttttaaaaataagcatCAGTTAAGCTAATTTAGACCATTCAAGAagtttaaatacagatttaaataaaatgtttaggtTGCTGTTTAGCTGTCTatgaaaaaaattctgttattaagcTCTGTaaccaaaacagaacaaatgactctatCGCATAGAATGATCCATATGCATTCTTGGCCGCGTGACTGGCTTGACTGCATGTTTAAGGCATTAAAGACTGCTGAAATATGAACCTTTTTACTAAGGCATTTTCAGTATATGATGTGACAGCAGTTAATGGTACCAGTATTAAGGTGGAGAGGAGAGTGATACTCTGTGTCCTAATGTTCATACTATACATTGTGAATAGTGTGTGAGATTAAAGTAAGAGTGGCGCAAAGcttagtatttttaaaagaatatgcCAAAAGATTTTGGCAGATTTTTGAAGTGTGGATCCATGCACACTAAAAACCTAGTGCTGATCATACAGGTGCTGAATGAGAACTGTCCCAGCTTTATTAACTGCTGCCTGTCTATCAGGaagctggtgatccactgaCAGAGGAAGGTGGGAACAGAAACTGAGTTTATTTAGGCAGGAGGAGGTTTGGGATGATAGTGTTGGAGGTCAAGCAGGATCCTCACATAAGTTCCTGGTCTGTCCAGATGTTACAGGATGCAGTTTAGTCCTACGTTGACTGCATCATCCACAGACCTGTTTGCTCAGTaagcaaaatgcaaaatgtccaGTGATGTTCTTCAAGTGGGCCAGGACCAATCTATCAAATGACTTCATGACCACAGACGTTAGAGCCACAAGTCTGTAGTCATTACGTCCTGTAATTTTGGGTTTCTTTGGGATAGGGATGATGGTAgagtaaaataacaaatatataacaaattgCAAAACTTTTTTCATGATTGGATGATTATATGTAGATTAGTGATTAGTGAAGATTGAGCATTTGGTAAAATCAACTGTAAATTAAACACaataaatctctcaagatcccAGCAAAggatgattaaacaactccacaaacagcatcaccagcttcactcattactaaccagactgattttatttctgtcaaacgTCTACAGAAGCTCTTAgtgagaattaacagaggtttagatattatttcatttgaagTCACCATTGTGGTGGGCAGTGTTTGCTTTATCTTGGTCCTTGATGAGTTTTTAAAGTTACTGGGTCATCATTTTGTTATGACTTCACCAGCAGGACAGGGAGATTGTATCTAATCTATGTCTTGATTTTCTTTGccacagcaaacacacacaagttaCAGCAGCGAAAGAAATGTTAACGCAAGAAGTAGGACTGGGTGATACTGCAAAATTTGGTATCGATCCGATACCAAGTAAATACAGGGCCAGTATCGCCGATATTGATACCGATACTgatacttttactttaaaaagcatGCACTTGAACCTAAATGTACTTTTCTGTAGGGGAGAACAGTGTATCATGATTTATGAGTTGAATGCTCTCAAAGCAgctataattaaatgtatatgttaAAACCCAGGAcaaattttaaacacttttaagccaaataaaaacatttttattattgtaatgatCTGGATTTGCAAACACAAACTTATTACTAGAGAacaatgaattttttttaactttccttCAGACTGGGGTTTTTGTTCagaaacaataatataataacaaaaccATTTCTCTTTTAGCACTTCTTCAATgtctttaaacaaataaatgtaaatgcaaatacattttaaataaataaagaacacaaaattattactggcgaacaaatgttttaaaacttttttttttcagtttttgttcactgttttgttcaaaataacaaaataaagtgtttccCTTTCATTAGACACTAAACATTGccttattttataaacaaagtgCAAACAATTGCTTGTATATAATGAAGTAAATAAAGTGCAAATAACTAAACAAACTACTATTGCTTCGAATCTTCAGTCTTTGGCTTTACACCCCAAAGCCCTCCTACATCCAAAT
Encoded here:
- the LOC127162024 gene encoding GTPase IMAP family member 8 isoform X2, with product MVLERCVMVINTPDLLDFIHRPDELDMKRFFYLTDPGPHALLLVLKPGTFIDLEKEALKLINNIFGSIASEYVTVICMHDEKEFASNKDSDNFNRAIESLQQTCRCPHYHLKRNGDQSEVQKLLESIEKMVEDNRGHHLKIPDKTRPAEIMSQRSNVLPLEANKPLQGIPVSSLSTRRIVLLGKSGAGKSAAGNTILGQKEFRSEMGLRSVTRKSSEKHTTVSGRSVSVVDTPGFFHAQIKTEKLTLEVERCVYLSSPGPHAFLFVFPVIMRFTEMEQQIPQKIKMMFGEEVLKYSIILFTHGDRIQEPIKELIKQNCKLKDLVDQCEGRYHIFNNKNLNDREQVNDLLQKIDIMIEQNGGGHYSIQMYKDARRFRREEEERKKLQEKGCGIKMQGTHLLPKMCLQLVMLGRTGAGKSSTGNTILGRQAFSLMKCYKSVSRDIAAEVGDVCGFTVIVYDTRGLSGAEREEELGQYEQVLQKCGSGLFVFLLVLQGDRFTQEDQKIVEKFEELLKEKHIENTWILFTRGDKLDEEGKTINEVIHETEFLKKLTQKYEGRFHVFNNMTKGQSDQVKSLISKVFQRTLQRFSKKPWQNIPINIQDISEDSRSFRRIVLLGRRGVGKSAAGNTILGQNAFKSTDGSNEVTHECTEKRATVSGSKVSVVDTPPFFDTEMNPEQLMTEIARSVYLSSPGPHAFLIVFNVNMKITEHEQKIPQMIETMFGEGVLKYSIILFTHGDLLRGEPMEKLIEKNNALQCLVDQCGGRYHVFNNKDQNNRKQAYDLQQKSNTMIEQNGGGHYSNQMYEDAHRFKQEERERTLGEEELRQREEERKKPQVNYFRSVLIVTAVCAGAVVAALFGAALAGAPGVTAAVGAVVGAAAAGAFDDIAAWTQRRQREEEERKQLEENEEERNLRD
- the LOC127162024 gene encoding GTPase IMAP family member 8 isoform X1, with amino-acid sequence MADESGSSTQPEDQGSSPLLHRKGSKHHPPSMSPVEEELRIVLLGLNADVKALCGNTILGKKVFSESLSPWNLFERHDGMVLERCVMVINTPDLLDFIHRPDELDMKRFFYLTDPGPHALLLVLKPGTFIDLEKEALKLINNIFGSIASEYVTVICMHDEKEFASNKDSDNFNRAIESLQQTCRCPHYHLKRNGDQSEVQKLLESIEKMVEDNRGHHLKIPDKTRPAEIMSQRSNVLPLEANKPLQGIPVSSLSTRRIVLLGKSGAGKSAAGNTILGQKEFRSEMGLRSVTRKSSEKHTTVSGRSVSVVDTPGFFHAQIKTEKLTLEVERCVYLSSPGPHAFLFVFPVIMRFTEMEQQIPQKIKMMFGEEVLKYSIILFTHGDRIQEPIKELIKQNCKLKDLVDQCEGRYHIFNNKNLNDREQVNDLLQKIDIMIEQNGGGHYSIQMYKDARRFRREEEERKKLQEKGCGIKMQGTHLLPKMCLQLVMLGRTGAGKSSTGNTILGRQAFSLMKCYKSVSRDIAAEVGDVCGFTVIVYDTRGLSGAEREEELGQYEQVLQKCGSGLFVFLLVLQGDRFTQEDQKIVEKFEELLKEKHIENTWILFTRGDKLDEEGKTINEVIHETEFLKKLTQKYEGRFHVFNNMTKGQSDQVKSLISKVFQRTLQRFSKKPWQNIPINIQDISEDSRSFRRIVLLGRRGVGKSAAGNTILGQNAFKSTDGSNEVTHECTEKRATVSGSKVSVVDTPPFFDTEMNPEQLMTEIARSVYLSSPGPHAFLIVFNVNMKITEHEQKIPQMIETMFGEGVLKYSIILFTHGDLLRGEPMEKLIEKNNALQCLVDQCGGRYHVFNNKDQNNRKQAYDLQQKSNTMIEQNGGGHYSNQMYEDAHRFKQEERERTLGEEELRQREEERKKPQVNYFRSVLIVTAVCAGAVVAALFGAALAGAPGVTAAVGAVVGAAAAGAFDDIAAWTQRRQREEEERKQLEENEEERNLRD